The Vibrio rhizosphaerae genome includes a region encoding these proteins:
- a CDS encoding NAD(P)H-dependent flavin oxidoreductase: protein MKQNPLTSRFNIHPIIQAPMAGISTPSLAAAVSNAGALGSIALGASDVHQADILLKETKKLTTQPFNVNLFCHKQPERDQHKEARWLDFISPLFKALGAEPPSALNEIYQSFILDTEMFLLLLKHKPRVVSFHFGLPPAEWIKRLKEEGIFLIATATNLQEAKHIETLGVNAIVAQGIEAGGHRGTFDSTLLDTDIEDDKLSTADLVSLLVANVSVPIIAAGGIMNGKHINHFMTLGASAAQLGTAFITCPESAASQKNRDMLLSERNQETILIEGISGRAARGLCNKFTSFLESAHAPSVPDYPLAYDVAKKLSLAALNQGTDEYTAYWAGQGAPLIRELTAKQLVEVLILEMNG, encoded by the coding sequence ATGAAACAGAACCCTCTGACCTCCCGTTTCAATATACATCCAATCATTCAGGCACCGATGGCGGGAATCTCTACGCCTTCATTAGCCGCCGCTGTCTCAAATGCCGGTGCTTTGGGCTCTATTGCGCTGGGTGCAAGCGATGTTCACCAAGCCGATATCCTGCTCAAAGAGACGAAAAAACTGACGACTCAACCATTCAATGTCAATCTATTCTGTCACAAACAGCCGGAGCGGGATCAGCACAAAGAAGCACGATGGTTAGATTTTATCAGTCCTCTTTTCAAAGCGTTAGGCGCTGAACCACCCAGCGCTTTAAATGAGATATATCAAAGCTTCATACTCGATACAGAGATGTTTTTGCTACTACTCAAACATAAACCCCGGGTGGTTAGTTTTCACTTTGGGCTGCCGCCAGCAGAGTGGATTAAGAGATTGAAGGAAGAAGGTATCTTTCTGATAGCGACGGCCACCAACCTGCAAGAAGCAAAACACATTGAAACACTCGGTGTAAACGCGATAGTCGCGCAAGGCATTGAAGCCGGAGGGCACCGGGGAACGTTTGATTCCACCCTATTGGATACCGACATCGAAGACGACAAACTGAGCACGGCTGATTTGGTCAGTCTTTTAGTCGCCAATGTTTCTGTACCGATCATTGCTGCCGGTGGCATCATGAACGGCAAACATATCAACCATTTTATGACGCTGGGCGCTTCTGCTGCACAGCTCGGTACAGCATTTATCACCTGCCCGGAATCCGCTGCAAGCCAAAAGAATCGCGATATGCTACTCAGTGAGCGGAATCAAGAAACTATTTTAATTGAGGGGATATCAGGCAGAGCGGCCAGAGGCCTGTGCAACAAGTTTACTTCATTTCTGGAATCTGCTCATGCGCCTAGTGTGCCGGACTACCCATTGGCATACGATGTCGCCAAAAAGCTATCGCTTGCCGCACTCAACCAAGGAACAGATGAATATACCGCCTATTGGGCCGGGCAGGGCGCCCCTTTGATTCGGGAACTCACCGCCAAACAACTCGTAGAAGTTCTTATTTTAGAAATGAACGGCTGA
- a CDS encoding NADPH-dependent FMN reductase, with protein MNYLAIVGTNSEVSTNRMLLQFMQRHFQAQAQLELYEIRDLPAFYEADDDQVPQEVTSLSDKIRQADGVIIATPEYDHAIPAVLKSALEWISYTSQALTDKPVLIVGASHGALGSSRAQAHLRQILDSPELAARLMPSSEFLLGKSQAAFNDSGQLIDEHKLAELDEIFREFVLFTEMITKLLSERTLIKKDKKYAWQTREA; from the coding sequence ATGAACTACTTAGCTATCGTTGGCACGAATTCAGAAGTGTCAACAAACCGTATGCTACTGCAATTCATGCAACGGCACTTTCAAGCACAAGCACAACTGGAACTCTATGAGATCAGAGATTTGCCTGCTTTTTATGAAGCGGACGATGACCAAGTGCCTCAAGAAGTCACCAGCTTATCTGACAAGATTCGTCAGGCAGATGGCGTGATTATTGCGACCCCGGAGTATGATCACGCCATTCCGGCGGTGTTAAAAAGTGCATTGGAATGGATCAGTTATACCAGTCAGGCACTCACCGACAAGCCGGTTTTAATCGTCGGCGCGTCTCACGGCGCACTCGGCTCTTCACGCGCTCAAGCCCACCTTCGCCAGATTCTTGACTCCCCGGAACTCGCCGCACGCCTGATGCCCAGCAGCGAATTTCTGCTCGGAAAATCACAAGCCGCCTTTAATGACAGCGGCCAATTAATCGATGAACATAAGCTGGCTGAACTGGATGAGATTTTCAGAGAGTTTGTGCTGTTTACCGAGATGATAACCAAACTCTTATCAGAGAGAACCCTCATCAAAAAAGATAAAAAATACGCTTGGCAAACCCGGGAGGCATGA
- a CDS encoding SAVED domain-containing protein gives MWERFKWLFVTALKFKRTSYPRTKWGVRACIASLGTGLFSVGVLNMKLESGYIVDTLSLAGTEPSLYAMYLSVALFILGAMLIFSEWNQKLRHTARVIISAMPGVSTDFPDEVLEPSEKAFCREPVHLGVPQTMSENIEQQIRRYNAELEVDIFKRHILQDKGQKLYIGGLARIPFLVAYGAMLRNLSAEILYFDKFHSNGGYALLCDEYTGIKLKESPLVDRVSDSGDAAIAIGLSTPINFCQIPEEFQNSITMLDSEQDASRNLIKNQRNLQEMSAKIGEIIDRLSAIPGCKKIHLFLSVQSALAIEIGRRYQEGTQQNWVIHNFDPSSQSYTWAVELSRSGISVYS, from the coding sequence ATGTGGGAACGCTTCAAATGGTTGTTTGTTACAGCATTAAAATTCAAACGCACATCTTATCCGCGAACAAAATGGGGAGTTAGAGCCTGCATCGCCTCTTTGGGAACCGGCCTATTCTCGGTTGGTGTACTTAACATGAAACTTGAAAGTGGCTATATTGTCGACACTCTGAGTCTGGCTGGTACAGAACCTTCTTTATATGCGATGTACCTTAGTGTTGCTTTGTTCATTTTGGGTGCAATGCTAATTTTCTCTGAGTGGAACCAAAAACTTCGCCATACCGCTAGGGTTATTATTTCAGCAATGCCTGGCGTCTCTACGGACTTCCCTGATGAGGTGCTGGAACCATCCGAGAAAGCATTTTGCAGGGAGCCAGTGCATCTAGGCGTACCCCAGACTATGTCTGAAAATATAGAGCAGCAAATCCGGCGATATAATGCCGAATTAGAAGTTGATATTTTTAAGCGCCATATACTTCAAGATAAAGGCCAAAAACTTTATATAGGAGGGCTAGCCCGGATTCCATTTTTAGTTGCTTATGGTGCGATGTTAAGAAACCTTTCTGCGGAGATCTTATATTTTGATAAGTTTCATAGTAATGGAGGTTATGCGCTATTGTGTGATGAGTACACTGGGATCAAATTAAAGGAATCACCCCTTGTGGATAGGGTCAGCGATTCAGGTGATGCCGCAATAGCTATAGGTCTTAGTACCCCTATAAACTTCTGTCAAATTCCTGAAGAGTTCCAAAACTCAATTACTATGTTGGATTCCGAACAAGATGCTTCGAGGAACCTGATAAAGAATCAGCGTAACTTACAAGAGATGTCAGCTAAGATCGGTGAAATTATTGATAGGTTATCTGCAATACCAGGTTGCAAAAAAATACACTTATTCTTGTCTGTCCAGTCAGCCTTAGCAATTGAAATCGGGCGTCGTTATCAGGAAGGGACACAGCAGAATTGGGTGATACATAACTTTGACCCATCATCACAGTCCTATACATGGGCAGTGGAATTATCACGTTCGGGGATTTCTGTTTACTCCTAG
- a CDS encoding LysR family transcriptional regulator yields the protein MAGLLRRTGDEMSKYHNQHTLYYIDALLKFSNYSKAAESLYISQPYLTQVIKRIESELNCQIINRSELPYRLTEQGKIYYDYLGSLDTVHANMRRQIAAITDKDKQTIKIGILTSIGTYLIPLFLPKFLERYPDCQIELVEDIPENNEKRLQKGEVDFWIGQNASSIAPNLLAVSWGKHGYFAVIPKSCDLYQAGMATIAPGSIEMDDLLRQKFVLTAKGSAIRAQVDHLFSIYKIKPDIVLESREIATVKHLAMAGCGITFVPESLTIAPCPEQYNIYPLPIDQLNLDYFIAHHSSRALSVMEQGLVDSFLRYKDTATY from the coding sequence ATGGCTGGGTTGTTGCGCAGAACCGGGGATGAGATGTCAAAATATCACAATCAACACACCTTATATTATATTGATGCCTTGCTTAAATTTAGCAATTACAGCAAGGCAGCAGAGTCCCTTTACATCTCTCAACCCTATCTGACGCAAGTGATTAAACGGATCGAAAGTGAATTGAATTGTCAGATCATCAATCGCAGTGAGCTGCCTTACCGTTTAACCGAGCAGGGAAAGATTTACTATGACTATCTTGGCTCGCTCGATACGGTGCACGCCAATATGCGCAGGCAAATTGCCGCCATCACTGACAAGGATAAGCAAACCATCAAAATCGGGATCTTAACCAGTATTGGGACCTACCTGATCCCGCTGTTTTTACCCAAATTTCTGGAACGCTATCCTGATTGTCAAATCGAGCTGGTGGAAGATATCCCGGAAAACAATGAGAAGCGACTGCAAAAAGGTGAAGTGGACTTTTGGATCGGGCAGAACGCAAGCAGTATTGCGCCCAATCTGCTTGCTGTGTCATGGGGCAAGCATGGTTATTTTGCCGTGATTCCCAAATCCTGCGATCTCTATCAGGCCGGTATGGCCACGATTGCTCCGGGCAGTATTGAGATGGACGATTTATTGCGGCAAAAGTTTGTCTTAACCGCGAAAGGGTCAGCCATCAGAGCGCAGGTGGATCATCTATTCAGTATTTACAAAATCAAGCCCGATATTGTGTTAGAAAGCAGAGAAATTGCCACCGTCAAACATCTTGCCATGGCCGGCTGCGGGATCACGTTCGTGCCTGAAAGCCTGACCATCGCGCCTTGCCCTGAGCAGTACAATATTTATCCGTTGCCGATTGACCAATTGAACTTAGATTATTTCATCGCACATCACAGCAGCAGGGCGCTTTCTGTGATGGAGCAAGGGCTGGTGGATTCATTTTTACGTTACAAAGACACCGCGACATACTGA
- a CDS encoding GNAT family N-acetyltransferase — MVKIREMKIADYDEVIALWEQTEGMSIRDVDSRENIARYLERNPDLSFVAEINHEIVGAVLVGTDGRRGYLQHLAVSPHFRGKKLGRELVNQAINSLAKIDIPKTHLFVYNDNINAQQFYERLGWFARDEVRMYSFNSSSNSNV; from the coding sequence GTGGTAAAAATTCGTGAAATGAAAATCGCGGACTATGACGAAGTAATCGCTCTTTGGGAGCAAACGGAAGGCATGAGCATTCGGGATGTGGACTCAAGAGAAAATATTGCACGCTATTTAGAGCGCAATCCTGATTTAAGCTTTGTTGCAGAAATTAATCATGAAATTGTTGGTGCTGTATTGGTTGGTACAGATGGACGTAGAGGCTATCTACAACATCTGGCGGTATCACCGCATTTTCGGGGGAAAAAGTTAGGTCGTGAATTAGTAAACCAAGCCATCAATTCTCTCGCTAAGATTGATATCCCGAAGACTCATTTATTTGTGTATAACGACAATATCAATGCCCAACAGTTTTATGAGAGGCTAGGTTGGTTCGCCAGAGATGAAGTTCGAATGTACTCATTCAACAGTTCGAGTAATAGCAACGTCTAG
- a CDS encoding flavocytochrome c: MKFTAIVGTTSPKSYNRTLLQFMQAHFKDKADIELLEIDQVPMFNQDQPSTNPQLLEINQKIIASDGVIIATPEYNHSIPSSLKSVLEWLSYELHPLDGKPVMILGASIDAQGSSRAQLHLRQILDAPGVNANVMPGYEFLLGNAHQAFDDKGQLNNEATIDFLEICFLRFMRFAKISNQLNVEEDFSFAPGTYEVHALGHGGALPMQVSFSEKKIESIHIDTAGETEGLADVVFVRIPDKIIEGQTLNVDALSGASETSHAVIDGVAKAVKLAGVNPDILKKRPKPASSLNRDDEEYSCDVVVIGGGGAGLSAAATVLQAGKNAIVLEKFPAVGGNTIRTGGPINAADPEWQRTFDENPGERHTIEALLSTDESEIHPEYLADFRALKEEFAAYQQQFGDQKGYLFDSPLLHRMQTYFGGKRTDLEGNSIYGQYDLVKILTDHALESVQWLEEIGVEYDKEVVFAPVGALWRRGHKPVKRYGTAFILALSRYIESMSGTILTDSPAKEFLIEDGEIKGVIATGVNGQKITIHAKAVVLASGGFGANTKMLQQYNTYWSHIADDIKTTNSYAMTGDGIVLGQSVGAGLTGMGFTQMMPVADPNTGELFSGLQVPPENFVIVNQQGKRFVNEFAGRDVLTKAALAEGGLFYLIADDEIKKTAANTSQEKIDRQVEAGTLFRADTLEELAVQVGMEPDVLVETINKYNRYVEAGHDPEFHKDTFSLKVEKAPFYATPRQPAVHHTMGGLKIDTATRVLDENNRPIKHLYAAGEVAGGIHAGNRLGGNALADIFTFGRIAGKTAMSEMD; encoded by the coding sequence ATGAAATTTACAGCAATCGTCGGCACGACATCGCCAAAGTCCTACAACCGGACACTGCTGCAGTTTATGCAAGCGCATTTCAAGGACAAAGCAGACATTGAACTGTTGGAAATCGACCAAGTCCCCATGTTCAACCAAGACCAGCCGTCGACCAACCCACAACTCTTGGAAATCAATCAAAAAATTATCGCCAGTGACGGTGTAATTATTGCGACCCCCGAATATAACCACTCGATTCCTTCAAGCCTGAAAAGCGTGCTTGAATGGCTCAGCTACGAACTTCACCCGCTGGATGGCAAGCCAGTCATGATTCTCGGCGCGTCAATTGATGCTCAGGGCTCCTCCCGGGCGCAGTTGCACCTGCGTCAGATATTGGATGCCCCGGGCGTCAACGCTAATGTGATGCCGGGTTACGAATTCTTACTGGGCAATGCTCATCAAGCCTTTGATGACAAGGGGCAGTTGAACAACGAAGCAACCATCGACTTCTTAGAAATCTGTTTTTTACGATTTATGCGCTTTGCCAAGATCTCAAACCAACTGAATGTAGAAGAAGACTTCTCTTTCGCGCCGGGGACTTATGAAGTCCATGCCCTCGGTCACGGTGGTGCGCTGCCGATGCAGGTTTCCTTTAGCGAGAAGAAAATCGAAAGTATTCATATCGACACTGCCGGTGAGACAGAAGGATTGGCCGATGTAGTATTTGTCCGCATCCCGGACAAGATCATCGAGGGGCAAACGCTGAACGTGGATGCCCTGTCAGGCGCATCTGAAACCAGTCATGCCGTGATTGATGGGGTTGCCAAAGCCGTGAAACTGGCGGGCGTGAACCCGGATATCCTGAAAAAACGGCCCAAACCGGCCAGCAGCCTGAACCGTGACGATGAAGAATACAGCTGTGATGTGGTGGTGATTGGCGGCGGCGGTGCTGGTTTGAGTGCCGCAGCAACGGTTTTACAGGCCGGTAAAAATGCGATTGTGCTGGAAAAATTCCCGGCCGTTGGTGGCAACACCATTCGTACCGGTGGGCCGATTAATGCTGCCGACCCGGAATGGCAGCGTACTTTCGACGAGAACCCGGGGGAAAGACATACCATTGAAGCGCTGTTAAGCACCGATGAAAGCGAGATTCACCCGGAATATCTGGCTGATTTCAGAGCGCTGAAAGAAGAATTCGCGGCCTATCAGCAGCAGTTCGGTGATCAAAAAGGCTATCTGTTTGATTCACCACTACTGCACAGAATGCAGACTTATTTCGGCGGGAAGCGGACTGACCTTGAAGGCAACAGCATCTATGGACAATACGATCTGGTGAAAATCTTAACCGACCATGCGCTGGAAAGTGTGCAGTGGCTGGAAGAGATCGGAGTTGAGTATGACAAAGAGGTGGTGTTTGCACCGGTCGGAGCCCTGTGGCGACGCGGACACAAGCCCGTCAAGCGATACGGAACGGCCTTTATTCTTGCCTTAAGCCGCTATATTGAATCGATGTCAGGCACCATCCTGACCGATAGTCCGGCCAAAGAATTTCTCATCGAAGACGGTGAAATCAAAGGGGTGATTGCGACCGGTGTCAACGGCCAGAAGATCACAATTCATGCTAAAGCGGTTGTGCTGGCCAGTGGCGGTTTTGGTGCCAATACCAAGATGCTTCAACAATACAACACATACTGGAGCCACATTGCTGACGATATCAAGACCACCAACTCCTATGCGATGACCGGAGACGGCATTGTGCTGGGTCAGTCCGTCGGTGCAGGTTTAACCGGTATGGGCTTCACGCAGATGATGCCCGTCGCAGATCCGAATACCGGTGAACTCTTCAGCGGCCTTCAGGTGCCACCGGAGAACTTCGTCATTGTCAATCAACAAGGGAAACGGTTCGTTAATGAATTTGCCGGACGAGATGTATTAACCAAAGCAGCATTGGCAGAAGGCGGGCTCTTCTACCTGATTGCAGATGATGAGATTAAGAAAACCGCGGCGAACACCAGTCAGGAGAAAATTGACCGTCAAGTCGAAGCGGGAACGCTGTTCAGAGCCGATACCCTTGAAGAACTGGCCGTTCAGGTGGGCATGGAGCCCGATGTATTAGTCGAGACCATCAACAAATACAATCGCTATGTCGAGGCAGGACACGATCCTGAATTCCACAAGGATACCTTTAGCCTGAAAGTGGAAAAAGCGCCGTTCTATGCCACACCCAGACAACCGGCCGTTCACCATACAATGGGCGGGCTTAAGATTGATACCGCCACGCGAGTTCTGGATGAAAACAACCGACCAATCAAGCACCTGTATGCTGCGGGTGAAGTCGCCGGTGGGATTCATGCGGGCAACCGTCTTGGTGGTAATGCACTGGCAGATATCTTTACTTTCGGCCGCATTGCCGGAAAGACAGCCATGAGTGAAATGGACTAA
- a CDS encoding FAD:protein FMN transferase → MTEGSQEIKLMGTTIRLYFKGHQAEQWLNQAVSMLRRYESVFSANSEQSQLFALKNAAVNQPVVVDHDLYELIKIGKQHSLDADSFLNIAIGPLIKLWRIGFAGARVPDPTEIQQVLERLNPADIVLNDAQRSVCFTKPGLEIDLGAIAKGYFSDQIMAFFKEKQPVSAMIDIGGNLLVYGESPKHHLDWDVGIQNPFLPRGHCVATVKIRNQSVVTSGIYERTFQYHGNRYHHIFDSHSGYPVDNNVASLSIISDHSLDCDIYTTKLFGLDARRILTTVNQIDGMEAIVITGDGQFATTPNLRDKVTMA, encoded by the coding sequence ATGACTGAAGGCTCACAAGAAATCAAGCTGATGGGCACCACCATTCGCCTTTACTTTAAAGGTCATCAGGCGGAACAGTGGTTAAATCAGGCGGTTTCCATGTTGAGGCGCTATGAGTCGGTGTTTAGCGCTAACAGCGAGCAGTCTCAACTGTTTGCGTTGAAAAACGCCGCCGTGAATCAACCCGTCGTCGTTGACCATGATTTGTATGAATTAATCAAGATCGGTAAGCAGCACAGCCTTGATGCCGATAGCTTTTTAAACATTGCGATTGGCCCGTTGATTAAGCTGTGGCGGATTGGTTTTGCCGGGGCAAGGGTGCCTGACCCAACCGAAATACAGCAGGTATTGGAGCGCTTAAATCCTGCGGATATTGTGCTGAACGATGCACAACGATCGGTCTGTTTTACCAAGCCCGGTCTGGAAATCGATCTGGGTGCGATTGCGAAGGGATATTTCAGCGATCAAATCATGGCTTTCTTCAAAGAAAAGCAGCCCGTCTCCGCCATGATTGATATTGGTGGCAATCTGCTGGTGTATGGTGAATCCCCGAAGCATCATCTCGATTGGGATGTGGGTATCCAGAATCCCTTTTTACCCCGGGGTCACTGTGTCGCCACGGTGAAGATCAGAAATCAGTCCGTCGTCACTTCCGGGATCTACGAGAGAACCTTTCAATATCATGGCAATCGTTACCACCATATTTTTGACAGTCACAGTGGTTATCCGGTCGATAACAATGTGGCTTCTTTAAGCATTATTTCGGATCACTCGTTGGACTGTGACATCTATACCACCAAACTTTTTGGCTTAGATGCCAGACGTATTTTAACCACCGTTAACCAGATTGACGGCATGGAAGCAATCGTGATCACCGGAGACGGGCAATTTGCCACGACGCCGAATCTGAGAGACAAGGTTACTATGGCGTAG
- a CDS encoding nucleotidyltransferase domain-containing protein: protein MPIQAYFDKFNKKIYLTSHSEGFKKAKEKDKSILEEIKSAFKDAGYPVVDTFMQGSFAVNTAINSLDGDFDIDRAIVIDAENAPEDPITPKKTIKEILDKRNFKEPRIKKPCVTADYKSINLHIDYTVYKKETSLFSNDTYYLAVGKNGASNEHKEWSEADQKGLIEWIDSVDNFVFGATAKRKQLKRLIRYIKRWRDVNFNSEGVRKKVFSIGLTIMVKEQYHPNPFSAEVDNDLQALKNTVDAILDADYISAPWGTSDYRVSVRLPMAPKRDIFQHKVGGGNADGSDLAVGGQLRNKLLKLQEELKKALDETDERKQCEILNKVFGDDFEVPKEEKQSSSKATSILLTAGAAPLSTAGASGTSQGA, encoded by the coding sequence ATGCCTATTCAAGCTTATTTCGACAAGTTTAATAAGAAAATCTACCTAACTAGCCATTCAGAAGGATTTAAAAAGGCAAAGGAAAAGGATAAAAGCATTCTCGAGGAAATCAAAAGCGCTTTTAAAGATGCAGGCTATCCCGTGGTCGATACTTTTATGCAAGGATCATTTGCTGTCAACACAGCTATTAATAGTCTGGACGGTGATTTTGATATAGATCGTGCAATCGTTATTGATGCAGAAAATGCACCTGAAGATCCGATTACTCCAAAGAAAACCATCAAAGAAATTCTGGATAAGCGAAATTTTAAAGAACCTAGAATCAAGAAACCGTGCGTGACAGCTGACTACAAATCTATCAATCTGCATATTGACTATACGGTATACAAAAAAGAGACATCTCTATTTAGTAATGATACTTATTATCTAGCTGTCGGTAAAAATGGGGCTAGTAATGAACACAAAGAGTGGTCAGAAGCCGATCAAAAAGGCCTTATCGAATGGATTGATAGTGTTGATAATTTTGTTTTTGGAGCTACTGCAAAACGCAAACAACTCAAGCGTTTGATCCGCTATATTAAACGCTGGCGAGATGTGAACTTTAATTCTGAAGGAGTAAGGAAAAAGGTTTTTTCGATTGGCCTAACCATCATGGTCAAAGAGCAATACCATCCTAATCCATTTTCTGCAGAGGTGGATAACGATCTACAGGCTTTGAAAAACACTGTTGATGCGATTCTTGATGCTGATTATATTTCAGCTCCATGGGGCACAAGCGATTACCGTGTCTCTGTTAGGTTACCCATGGCGCCTAAGCGCGATATTTTTCAACACAAGGTAGGAGGAGGGAATGCTGATGGCAGTGATCTAGCTGTTGGTGGCCAACTTAGAAATAAGCTACTTAAGCTTCAAGAAGAGCTTAAGAAAGCCTTGGATGAGACGGACGAAAGAAAACAGTGCGAGATCTTAAATAAAGTGTTTGGCGACGATTTTGAAGTACCCAAAGAAGAAAAGCAATCATCTTCTAAGGCCACATCAATACTTCTGACTGCTGGGGCCGCTCCCCTCAGCACGGCAGGGGCGTCCGGTACATCGCAAGGTGCATAA
- a CDS encoding ThiF family adenylyltransferase, translating to MNYETVLEYFLDSEFEVQPSSYSELETISVNFEIKGRLMTLVHFCINELQQLPQFYLEDYASFGVLAHVLPSSNFEGLGNICVNQLDSVSVNFERPELAFEESIRRHIKLLSMLITDSEFNQSELLREFSTNWYANTKSLLSSSPKTLYCTSRVTHFTQLDIYQPIQTNSVMSIPASFTALPHECSDQDVARFLKIESRQRRKDAVGCILSLQPVVLNIPRDGDGLKAWLLEAIQNLAPEIKVRAEKELFPIRAKEYWLVLNVVTPSGKAWVGVKLSLDKKRAFPLTFDKIKQWKVEPIFVEAFNKELMLPRSGANPSLDSKKVILFGSGSVGSEIAHKLGSAGIGRIDIVDPDHFSTSNLYRHTLDGGSINWPKALAVAFQLKHKFPWLKSYGYGNSLLNCRKREILNAYDLVIIAIGGPTHERLFHDYVVKSDVKAPVIYSWLEGYGIGGHAVLDIPHQLGCLRCAYVEPSSGVRGLASNLNFIEPGQNIVKNYAGCGEMFIPYGAISSTQTALLAADLAVGYLEGKLSESKKVSWKGDSADAEREGINLSTRYRNFTSSLKKLSLRHPLCDVCRPKKFLTYKSKCGKVLHLPLTLNEKLCSYRQEKSTSVESAGLLIGYYGQSGEVLIDTFTTPKGSDQRTRTTFKLDAQAHQTEIDEAYIASDQLLGYVGTWHTHPQDFPIPSIPDKTDWRTHECDNPDRPLFFIVVGRKKTSVYTIDKGKTIELSINSEEDC from the coding sequence GTGAACTACGAAACTGTTCTAGAGTATTTCCTCGATAGTGAATTTGAGGTCCAGCCTTCGAGTTATTCAGAGCTGGAGACAATTTCTGTAAACTTTGAAATTAAAGGCCGCTTAATGACTTTGGTGCATTTTTGCATCAATGAACTCCAGCAATTGCCACAATTTTATTTGGAAGACTATGCATCTTTTGGTGTTTTAGCTCATGTTCTCCCTTCATCGAATTTTGAAGGGCTTGGGAACATTTGTGTTAACCAACTGGACTCTGTATCCGTCAATTTTGAAAGGCCAGAATTGGCTTTCGAAGAGTCCATAAGGCGTCATATCAAACTGCTAAGTATGCTTATAACTGATTCTGAATTTAATCAGAGTGAGTTGCTTAGGGAGTTTAGTACAAATTGGTATGCGAACACCAAAAGTTTACTAAGTTCATCGCCTAAGACGCTTTACTGCACATCACGAGTTACTCATTTTACACAACTTGATATTTATCAACCCATTCAAACCAATAGTGTTATGAGTATTCCTGCATCTTTCACTGCCTTGCCACATGAATGCAGTGATCAAGATGTAGCTCGATTTTTAAAAATTGAATCCCGTCAACGACGAAAAGATGCTGTAGGGTGTATTCTTTCTCTGCAACCTGTAGTTCTGAATATTCCTCGTGATGGTGATGGATTGAAAGCGTGGTTGTTGGAAGCTATTCAGAATTTAGCTCCTGAAATCAAAGTTAGAGCAGAAAAGGAGTTGTTTCCTATTCGAGCTAAAGAGTACTGGTTAGTGCTAAACGTGGTAACGCCATCAGGTAAAGCATGGGTTGGGGTAAAACTTTCTTTAGACAAAAAGCGGGCATTTCCTCTGACCTTTGATAAGATCAAACAGTGGAAGGTTGAACCTATTTTTGTTGAAGCCTTTAACAAGGAACTAATGCTACCACGTAGCGGTGCTAACCCATCTCTTGATAGCAAGAAAGTGATTTTATTTGGCAGTGGTTCCGTGGGAAGTGAAATAGCGCATAAGCTGGGATCTGCCGGAATTGGCCGTATTGATATTGTCGATCCTGATCATTTTAGTACGTCTAATCTTTACCGTCACACTTTAGATGGTGGTAGTATAAACTGGCCTAAGGCTTTAGCTGTGGCCTTTCAACTGAAACATAAGTTTCCGTGGCTAAAATCTTACGGTTATGGCAACTCTTTGCTCAATTGTAGAAAACGAGAGATTTTAAACGCGTATGATCTCGTTATCATAGCTATTGGGGGGCCTACTCATGAACGCTTGTTTCATGATTATGTGGTGAAATCGGATGTTAAAGCTCCTGTAATATACAGCTGGCTTGAAGGGTATGGAATTGGTGGACATGCAGTCTTAGATATTCCGCATCAACTTGGATGCTTGCGTTGTGCGTATGTTGAACCGAGCAGTGGAGTTCGTGGTTTAGCATCCAACCTTAACTTTATAGAACCAGGACAGAATATAGTAAAAAACTATGCTGGTTGCGGTGAGATGTTTATTCCATATGGTGCAATTAGCTCCACACAAACAGCTCTTCTGGCTGCAGATCTAGCTGTGGGATATCTAGAAGGAAAGCTCAGTGAGTCAAAAAAAGTTAGCTGGAAAGGCGATAGCGCAGACGCTGAGCGTGAAGGGATCAATCTTAGTACAAGATATCGAAATTTTACATCTTCTTTAAAAAAGCTGTCTTTACGACATCCTTTATGTGACGTTTGTCGACCTAAAAAATTTCTCACCTATAAAAGCAAGTGTGGAAAAGTTCTCCACCTTCCACTGACTCTGAATGAAAAACTGTGTTCCTATCGACAGGAAAAATCTACATCTGTTGAGTCTGCCGGACTCCTCATTGGTTATTATGGACAGAGCGGTGAAGTACTAATAGATACTTTTACCACCCCAAAAGGATCTGATCAAAGAACCAGAACGACGTTCAAGCTAGATGCGCAGGCTCACCAGACAGAAATTGACGAAGCCTATATCGCTTCAGATCAGCTGTTAGGCTATGTTGGAACTTGGCATACACATCCTCAGGATTTTCCGATTCCCTCAATCCCGGATAAAACTGACTGGCGAACCCATGAGTGCGACAATCCCGACCGCCCATTGTTTTTTATTGTTGTAGGCAGAAAGAAAACATCCGTTTACACCATCGATAAGGGAAAGACAATCGAATTATCTATCAATTCTGAGGAAGATTGCTGA